In bacterium, the following proteins share a genomic window:
- a CDS encoding glycosyltransferase family 4 protein, with the protein MKVLFFDHSPVFGGAEQSLFSVLPALKSPIVPVLLASQDSILKKKAQSHNISFRTIKLSPRLASLSRGRLAGNVLNPFLWIDITKAKKALVEAVQKEEADLVYANTLKAAIILGLCRKKVKLPIVWHVRVIVSGPSSVLLGLAGRISQPKLIAVSRAVAAQPALKFSAIAPKVIHNGIDQEKWVFASRQQKPEEIKNKLGVKPGESLIGVFGQLSAWKGQEHSIKALAHLKRRGFLCKLLLAGDAIFAEKGYPEHLKELAGSLNVSGEIIFSGWLENTAPYMAAADIIVHTPVKPEPFGRVLIEAMALGKPVVSVKSGGIPEIIDHGRSGLLLENHGELPFVLEKLLCQPAQAKVLGDEARRQVQSRFNLSDTVSKISDFLMEAGR; encoded by the coding sequence GTGAAAGTATTATTCTTCGACCATTCCCCGGTTTTTGGCGGGGCGGAGCAAAGCCTGTTTTCGGTTTTGCCGGCCTTAAAATCTCCCATAGTACCGGTTTTACTGGCATCTCAGGACAGCATCCTGAAAAAAAAAGCCCAAAGTCATAATATCAGCTTCCGGACCATAAAATTAAGCCCCAGGCTGGCATCATTGTCCCGGGGGCGGCTGGCTGGAAACGTATTAAATCCGTTTCTATGGATTGACATCACAAAGGCCAAAAAGGCTTTGGTCGAGGCGGTCCAAAAAGAAGAAGCCGACCTTGTTTATGCCAATACTCTGAAGGCCGCCATCATACTGGGGCTCTGCCGGAAAAAGGTCAAACTGCCGATTGTGTGGCATGTCCGGGTTATAGTATCCGGGCCGTCGTCGGTTTTGCTGGGGCTGGCCGGCAGGATCAGCCAACCAAAGCTCATAGCAGTTTCCCGGGCGGTGGCCGCCCAGCCGGCCCTGAAGTTCAGTGCCATTGCACCGAAAGTCATTCACAACGGGATAGACCAGGAAAAATGGGTCTTTGCCAGCCGGCAGCAAAAACCGGAAGAGATCAAAAACAAACTGGGGGTCAAGCCGGGAGAATCTTTGATCGGAGTATTCGGCCAGCTTTCGGCCTGGAAGGGGCAGGAACACTCCATCAAGGCCCTGGCCCATCTTAAACGACGGGGGTTCCTGTGTAAGCTGCTTTTGGCCGGGGACGCCATTTTTGCCGAAAAGGGCTATCCGGAACACCTAAAAGAACTGGCCGGATCCCTGAATGTTTCCGGGGAAATAATTTTTTCCGGCTGGCTGGAAAACACCGCCCCTTACATGGCGGCGGCCGACATCATTGTCCACACCCCGGTAAAACCGGAACCTTTCGGGAGGGTGCTGATCGAGGCCATGGCTTTGGGCAAGCCGGTAGTATCGGTTAAGAGCGGGGGGATACCCGAGATCATAGACCACGGACGGAGCGGGCTGCTGCTGGAAAACCACGGTGAACTGCCTTTTGTGCTGGAAAAGTTATTGTGCCAGCCGGCCCAGGCCAAGGTTCTGGGAGACGAGGCCCGGCGACAGGTGCAATCAAGGTTCAATCTTTCGGACACGGTTTCAAAGATCTCGGATTTTTTGATGGAGGCCGGGCGGTGA
- a CDS encoding WxcM-like domain-containing protein — protein MEVKKLDIKTDQRGWLAEVLRRESLHPGREAFGQFFVTTAHPGISKGHHYHLRKHEWFCVIKGRALLVLEDIDTKQRTEIPMGEDNMVTVELPLKSAHAIKNTGQDMMYLLAYTDEPFNPEDIDTHPYKLNI, from the coding sequence ATGGAAGTAAAGAAACTCGATATAAAGACCGACCAGCGGGGCTGGCTGGCGGAGGTCCTGCGGCGCGAAAGCCTGCATCCGGGCAGGGAGGCCTTCGGCCAGTTCTTCGTGACCACCGCCCATCCAGGCATCTCCAAGGGGCACCACTATCATCTGCGCAAGCACGAATGGTTTTGCGTCATCAAGGGCCGGGCGCTACTGGTGCTGGAGGACATAGATACAAAACAGCGGACCGAGATCCCCATGGGTGAAGATAACATGGTAACGGTGGAGCTGCCCCTGAAGTCGGCCCATGCCATCAAAAACACCGGACAGGACATGATGTACCTGCTGGCCTACACCGACGAGCCATTCAACCCGGAGGATATAGATACTCATCCCTATAAATTGAATATTTAA
- a CDS encoding SDR family oxidoreductase has translation MNILITGGTGMLGHLLVNHFKSRHRVIYTTHRDAISIAGGEQMSWDLTQGRKTLSGIDAVIHTAAMTNVDQCQQYPEQAYQANVLATRNVVNAVSGAHIIYISTDFVFDGTKGNYSEDDPPSPISVYGRTKLEGEGEIPKDGCTIRTSIYGLGSDPQRPGMVEKVVARLRNGETVNGFTDQTFTPISTGNLALFLEEVMERHLTGIYNIGSRQPCTKHEFIRSAARAFGFDPEAVKPGLSSAVSYLAPRPRDVSLDTGKSRKTFKAEAWDLEKSFKALKLEWENRRQWK, from the coding sequence GTGAACATTCTGATAACCGGTGGTACCGGAATGCTGGGACACCTGTTGGTGAATCATTTCAAGTCCCGGCACAGGGTAATTTATACCACCCATCGGGATGCCATCAGCATTGCCGGGGGGGAACAAATGTCCTGGGATCTGACCCAGGGGCGAAAAACTTTAAGCGGAATAGATGCGGTGATCCATACCGCCGCCATGACCAACGTGGATCAATGCCAGCAATATCCCGAGCAGGCTTATCAGGCAAATGTCTTGGCCACCCGCAATGTGGTGAACGCAGTTTCCGGAGCCCATATCATTTATATATCCACCGATTTTGTGTTTGACGGGACCAAGGGAAATTACTCAGAAGATGATCCACCCTCACCTATCTCCGTCTATGGCCGGACCAAATTGGAGGGAGAGGGAGAGATCCCAAAAGACGGGTGCACCATTCGCACCAGCATTTACGGGCTTGGCAGCGACCCCCAAAGGCCGGGGATGGTGGAAAAAGTGGTCGCCCGTTTGCGGAACGGGGAAACGGTCAATGGTTTTACTGACCAGACATTCACCCCGATTTCCACCGGAAACCTGGCGCTTTTCCTGGAAGAGGTAATGGAACGGCATTTGACGGGAATATACAATATAGGCAGCAGGCAGCCCTGCACCAAACACGAATTCATCAGGTCCGCCGCCCGGGCGTTTGGTTTCGATCCCGAAGCCGTCAAACCGGGCTTGTCTTCTGCGGTAAGTTACCTGGCGCCCCGGCCCCGGGACGTATCGCTGGATACCGGCAAGTCACGGAAAACATTTAAGGCCGAAGCCTGGGACCTGGAAAAAAGTTTTAAAGCCCTAAAACTTGAATGGGAGAACCGCCGTCAATGGAAGTAA